A stretch of the Synechocystis sp. PCC 7338 genome encodes the following:
- a CDS encoding alpha/beta fold hydrolase, whose translation MSQSPILFFQHGMGESNQNMQILAGRVAPENAYVVVPNLNLLTTFLNLDPLIEVVERSASETLNDFPQSTFSVVGFSMGGILWVEVLSRNPSWLERLDALVLIGSPIKGASLARTVDPFGWGIGIAQELGRNRQYLAEKITQKIPTLVIAGSVNGGGDGVIPIESTRLNSTHFFTRNNVKHQDLPIDLIIGEKVKSFLLHPYLIPSENSRITRLIDHFEHVEGMTPADERDFPRATISHTFSDGITLREWVNPVGVRHIFIADVTGKCQFSGFTGWVHNKALKRAILVAQNF comes from the coding sequence ATGAGCCAATCACCAATTCTGTTTTTCCAGCATGGTATGGGTGAAAGCAATCAAAATATGCAAATTTTGGCGGGAAGAGTTGCTCCAGAAAACGCATATGTTGTTGTTCCTAACTTAAACCTGCTCACTACTTTTTTAAATCTTGATCCCCTCATTGAAGTAGTGGAACGCTCTGCAAGTGAGACTCTGAATGATTTTCCTCAATCTACTTTCAGTGTGGTCGGCTTTTCCATGGGGGGCATTCTTTGGGTGGAAGTTTTATCTAGAAATCCATCTTGGCTAGAACGCTTAGATGCCTTGGTTTTAATAGGTTCACCAATCAAAGGAGCATCTTTGGCAAGAACAGTAGATCCGTTTGGTTGGGGGATTGGTATTGCTCAAGAGTTGGGACGCAATCGTCAATATTTAGCGGAAAAAATCACACAAAAGATACCAACTTTAGTGATTGCCGGAAGTGTTAATGGTGGTGGTGATGGTGTTATTCCTATCGAGTCAACCAGGCTAAATAGTACTCATTTTTTTACCCGGAACAATGTAAAGCATCAAGATCTACCTATAGATCTAATCATCGGTGAAAAAGTTAAGTCGTTTTTATTACATCCATATCTAATTCCATCTGAGAATTCTAGAATAACCCGATTAATTGATCATTTTGAGCATGTAGAAGGAATGACACCGGCTGACGAAAGAGATTTTCCAAGAGCAACCATTAGCCATACATTCTCTGACGGTATTACCCTGCGAGAGTGGGTCAATCCTGTGGGTGTTAGGCATATTTTTATTGCAGATGTAACCGGCAAATGTCAATTTTCTGGCTTTACTGGATGGGTACATAATAAAGCCCTTAAAAGAGCCATCCTGGTAGCACAGAATTTTTAA
- the lpxA gene encoding acyl-ACP--UDP-N-acetylglucosamine O-acyltransferase, translated as MGKLFALVPAPIIPHSEILMLTDNRLGEATLSPSIHPTAIIHPQAQLHATVQVGAFSVIGEKVTIGANTVIGPHVVVEGPTEIGTGNRIFPGAVIGCEPQDLKYKGGESWVKIGNNNQIREYVTINRATEEGAVTRIGDRNLLMAYAHVAHNCVIENEVIIANSVALAGHIHIESQARISGVLGVHQFVHIGRLAMVGGMSRIERDVPPFTIVEGNPSRVRSLNLIGLQRSGMSAEDLSALKQAFRLIYRSETPYQQALEELGRSAAHPYVQHFQKFLQESSYGQGRRGPIPGKK; from the coding sequence ATGGGGAAGTTATTTGCCCTTGTCCCTGCTCCGATTATCCCCCATTCCGAGATATTAATGTTGACTGATAACCGCTTGGGAGAAGCGACCTTGTCCCCATCTATCCATCCAACTGCCATTATCCACCCCCAAGCCCAGTTACATGCCACAGTTCAGGTGGGGGCTTTTAGTGTCATCGGGGAGAAAGTCACCATTGGTGCTAATACGGTCATCGGTCCCCATGTGGTGGTGGAAGGCCCCACGGAAATTGGTACAGGAAATCGTATTTTCCCCGGTGCAGTGATTGGTTGTGAACCCCAGGATTTGAAATATAAGGGGGGAGAAAGCTGGGTCAAAATCGGCAACAATAACCAAATTCGAGAATACGTCACCATTAACCGGGCTACGGAAGAGGGAGCAGTGACCCGCATCGGCGATCGTAATTTGTTGATGGCCTATGCCCATGTGGCCCACAATTGTGTCATTGAAAATGAGGTAATCATTGCCAACTCAGTGGCTTTAGCGGGGCATATCCATATTGAATCCCAGGCGAGAATCAGTGGCGTTTTGGGAGTCCACCAATTTGTTCATATTGGCCGGTTAGCCATGGTGGGGGGCATGAGTCGCATTGAACGGGATGTGCCTCCCTTTACCATTGTGGAGGGAAATCCTTCCCGGGTACGTTCTTTGAATCTCATTGGTTTGCAACGATCTGGCATGTCGGCGGAGGATCTGAGTGCGCTCAAACAGGCCTTTCGCCTGATTTATCGTTCTGAGACCCCCTACCAACAAGCCTTGGAAGAATTAGGGCGATCGGCAGCCCATCCCTACGTGCAACACTTCCAAAAGTTTCTTCAGGAATCTAGCTACGGCCAAGGGCGACGGGGCCCTATTCCCGGTAAAAAGTAG
- a CDS encoding glycosyltransferase family 1 protein encodes MGDSHLLINLSFLLSQPTGLSVYASNVFPHLKSLNPTLLTSRMVANFACQTVPDNLTPAQGSQGHFNRLVWTQFQLPKLCQQLKASLLFSPIPEAPLWAGCRTVVMVHDLIPLRFPHWKSPLTSYCKFYLPLVLGQAEHILCNSQATADDVVDYFQIPASKITPIALGYDRKHFQPGEDNLPPREKPYFLFVGRHDPHKNVARLIQAFARFIQTTNNRNAELILAGPTDRRYTPKLMALAEELGIGPLVHCLDYVSYDQLRQLYRQAIALVFPSLWEGFGFPVLEAMACGTVAITSSVSSLPEVAGDAALLVDPFNVGEIHQAMEQVWKDDRFRQQLQQQSLARARTFSWEKTGHLTADALTKYL; translated from the coding sequence ATGGGTGATTCCCACTTACTAATTAATCTTTCCTTTTTGCTGTCCCAACCGACGGGCTTGAGCGTCTATGCCAGCAACGTTTTTCCCCATCTCAAATCCCTCAACCCGACCTTACTAACCTCTCGCATGGTGGCTAATTTTGCTTGCCAAACCGTGCCGGATAATCTCACCCCTGCCCAGGGCAGTCAGGGCCATTTTAATCGTCTAGTCTGGACCCAGTTTCAGCTACCAAAACTTTGCCAACAGTTAAAGGCTTCCTTACTTTTCTCTCCGATTCCGGAAGCTCCCCTTTGGGCAGGTTGTCGCACAGTGGTGATGGTGCATGACTTAATTCCCCTCCGGTTCCCCCATTGGAAATCCCCCCTAACCAGCTATTGCAAGTTTTATCTGCCCTTAGTGCTGGGACAAGCGGAACATATTCTTTGCAACTCCCAAGCCACGGCCGATGATGTGGTGGATTATTTCCAAATTCCTGCCAGTAAAATTACCCCGATCGCCTTGGGATATGACCGGAAGCATTTTCAGCCAGGAGAAGATAATTTACCCCCTAGGGAAAAGCCTTACTTTCTCTTTGTGGGCCGTCACGACCCCCATAAAAATGTGGCCAGGCTGATCCAAGCCTTTGCCCGGTTTATCCAAACCACCAACAACCGAAATGCTGAGTTAATTTTGGCAGGCCCCACCGATCGCCGTTACACCCCCAAATTAATGGCCTTGGCGGAGGAATTAGGCATTGGTCCATTGGTTCATTGTTTGGACTACGTCAGCTACGACCAACTGCGGCAACTTTATCGCCAGGCGATCGCCTTGGTATTTCCTTCTCTCTGGGAAGGATTTGGTTTTCCAGTGCTGGAAGCCATGGCCTGTGGCACAGTGGCAATTACCTCCTCTGTCTCCTCCCTACCGGAAGTGGCAGGGGATGCCGCTCTACTGGTTGATCCTTTTAATGTTGGGGAAATTCACCAAGCAATGGAGCAGGTGTGGAAGGATGATCGGTTCCGTCAGCAGTTACAACAGCAGAGCTTAGCCAGGGCAAGGACATTCTCTTGGGAAAAAACCGGGCATTTAACTGCGGACGCATTGACAAAGTATCTTTAG